TGACCCCAGCCATGGGGGATGGACACCACGCCGGGCATAATATCTTCGGTCACTTCCACCGGCAGGACCACTGATCGGCCGCCGGAGCCGATTTCCGCCTGCTGGCCGTCGGTCAGCCCACGGGTTTCGGCATCCACTGGGTGCATCATCAGTGTGCAGCGGCTTTTGCCCTTCACCAGTCGCTGACTGTTGTGCATCCAGGAGTTATTGCTGCGCACATGGCGCCGGCCGATCAGCTGCAAGTCATCGGCTTTGCCGGGCTCCAGCAAGGCTTTCAGCCGTTCTACATCGGCAAGATATCGGCGTGGTGCCAGCTGTATCTTGCCATCCCGGGTATACAGGCGCTCTGGCAGCGAGGGTTGCAGGGGGCCAAGATCAACGCCGCTGGGATAGTCTTTCAGCAAGGACAATGACAAACCTTTGGGTAACTCCTGCCAGCGCCGATTCAGGGGGCTGAGTTTGGCGAGGCCTTTCAGGGGGTGGCGCTTGGGCAAGCTGTCCATGGCCAGGTCCAGTGCCGGCTGGACGAGCTTGCCTGCCTTGCCCAGGTTGGCGCCGTAGGGGCCGGTGCGCAGCAGGGCGTCCAGAATCGGGTCTGGCCCCAAGGCTTTGAATGCCTTCCAGCCCAGCTCAGAGCGCAGTGGCAAACGACCGCCTTTGCGAGCTTTCTCCAGGCGATGGGCCAGTTCCAGAAGAATCTGCCAGTCGTGGCGAGCGTCTGGTACAGGTTCAAACAGGGCTTCGCTGTATTTGGCCACGTTGCGAACCGCAAACATACTGAAAATCAGATCGTAATGGCTGCGCTCAAGCGCGGCGGTGGGCGGCAGTATCACGTCGGCGTGGCGGGTGGTTTCGTTCAGGTAGTAATCCACTGACACCATAAACTCGAGACCTTCGAGGGCCTCATCCAGCCGTTGTCCATTAGGATTCGACAGAACCGGGTTCCCGGCCACGGTCACGAATGCACGAATCTGCCCATCACCGGGGGTGAGCATTTCATCAGCCATGGTGCTGGCCGGGTACTCGCCGGCAAACTCCGGCAGCCCGCGAACCCGGCTGTGCCGCTTGGCGAAGTGGCCATTCTGGCCAGACAAGGCCCCCAGTGCCACCAGGTCAACAGCGGGTTGGGTAAACAGAACACCGCCGGGAATATCCAGTTTGCCTGTCAGGATGTTGAGGCAGTAGGCCAGCCAGGTGGTGGTGGCACCGAACGCCTGGGTGCTGGTACCCATTCGGGTATACAGGGCAGCCTTGCGGGTGTTCGCCAGATCCCGGGCCAGCTGGCGAATATCGTCAGCGGCAATGCCCGTGGCTTCTGCGACCGATTCCGGGCTGAAGCCAAGCGCCGCCAACCGCAGCAGGTCCATGTCTTTCACCAGCCGCTCGGCCGCGCCGGCGTTAACCAGGTTCTCCGCAAACAGGGTATGTACCATGGCCATCAGCAGCAGGGCATCGGTGCCGGGGCGAACAAAGTGGAACTGGTCCGCGAGCTTGGCGGTTTCCGTGCGGCGGGGGTCGATCACAACCAGCTTGCCGCCACGCTGTTTCAGGGCTTTTATCCGCCCGCGTACGTCCGGCACCGTCATCAGGCTGCCATTGGAGGCCATCGGATTGCCGCCAATGCAGATGAAAAGGTCGGTATTGTCGATGTCCGGAATCGGGAACAGTATCTGATGCCCGAACATTTCCAGGCTGGCCAGCATGTGAGGTAGCTGGTCGTTGGAAGTGGCAGAGAAGCGGTTTTGGGTGCCAATGGCATGCAAGAACGGCATGGTGGTCATCAGGGTGCCGTGGTTATGTACGTTGGGGTTGCCCAGGTACACGCCAATGCTGTTGCGGCCATGGCGCTTGCGAATATCGGTCAGCCGCTCGGCCACCAGGTCAAAGGCGTCGTCCCAGGAGATCTCCTGCCAACCGTCGGCGGTTTTGCGGATCGGCTTGCGCAGGCGTTCGACATCCTCATGCAAATCCTGCAGCGCCACGGCTTTCGGGCAGATGTGGCCCTGGCTGAGCGGGTCTTGCTCGTCCCCCTTGATGGAGGCAATCTTGCCATCCTGAACCTCAATCGCGACGCCACACATGGCCTCACAAAGATGACAGGTACGGTAGTGTGTGCCGTTTTGCATGGAGCTCTCCCGGAATTGTTGTTTTAGGTTTCAAGTTGCAACCAGATTATCAGGAAATGGCTGCCAGATAAAAGAACGGATGGCAAAGGACAGCTGACCTTTGTTCATAAAAAAGGCCAGTCCGGAGACTGGCCTGAACGTCTATCGAAATGTCGGTGGAACCCTTATTGTTCGATAGGCAGTTCCTTTATAGGGTTGGAGATGAAGTTCAGGTAAATACCGCCCTCCGGAATCGTCAACGGAATCAGTACTGCCCCTGTGTCCTCGGACGACTCGTCGAGAAGGTCCTCACAGGCTGAAGTATCACCGAACAGGAGTCCCCCCAGGCAGCTGATCAGCTCGATGCCGGAATCAAGAATCGCGTTTTCGGTACTGACCAGCACGTTAATGTCAGGCGCGTTGTTGTTGCGCTGTTCTATTTGCATCCGGCCATCGTCGAAGAAAGTGATAGGGCCGTCCAGATTCAAGGTGATCGGCAGACTGTACAGGTTGTGCTGAAGGGCGCCTTCAAGCGGTACAGACAGGTTGGGCGCATCGAGTGTCAGCTCAGCCGTGGTTTTGAAAATAGGACCACCGTTGGCATCTTCTATAATGATGCCTTCAATCAGTTGGTCCCTGCGGCCTTCTGCACCCTCGCTGTAGCGCATTCTCAGAACTTGCGGCCCGGTAACCTGATCGCCGAGTCCGTCCAGAACCACGGTTGCGGACGTCGCAACGAGCATGGTCGGGTACAGCAGAACCTTAACGCCTGTTTTGTTGGTTTCCGGGTCGATGGCTGGGCCAACCACTTCAGTGTTCAAACCGTAGGTCTGGTAGATAAACTTGTCGCGGGGGCAGTCACCTTCGGTATCGGCGGAGCATCCTACAGCGGCACCTGCTGGCGCGCCCAGGACCGTTGCCTGCTTGTCTTTAACAATCAGCTTCGCAGCGTTAGCCGAAGGTAGAAAGCCGCCCATGCCGTCACTTTCCTGCTCGAATGGCTCCAGGCAGCCTTCATCACCGAGAGTAGGGCAATCAATTTCAAAGTTGGAATTGGTATCCCTGACAGGCAGATTTCTCAGCGGGGTAAATACCGACGCGATGGACTCGGCACCCCGGAAGTAGATCGTCATGTCCGGGCCGCCGACAGCCTCCGGGTTAACCAGGAGATCCGTTTTCAGCGGATAGCCCGGCCCCAAGTCGGAGCAAATAGCTTGAGCGCAATCGCCCACGGCGGTCGACGAACGCAGCGTGTAGCGGTAGAAGCCGCCTGGTTCCCACGGCTGATCCGGGAAGAACCGGATGCGCTGGTTGTTCTTTTCAATACGGCCACTGACGATTTCGCCAGCGCCGATAGCGGTTGCCGGGTCGCTGACCTTTTCAACAACCAGTGTCTCGCTGTTGATCGTGTCAACTTGCATGGACTGGGAAAACACGACAATGATCGGGCGGTCTGTTGGCATGTCTGTAATTGGCAGAACATCGCCAGCAGGGCCGCTGGGCGCTGCATCAAGACATTGGCCATGGCTCAGCGACGCGAAATCAGCGGCCGTGGTCACGCAGGGGAAACCGGGATACGTCGTCAAGGCAATCGGCGAGCGTTTCGTGACGCTGCCATCGTTGTCGCCGGTTGAGGTCATGACGAAATTGAGGTCCTGGAAGATGGCCGGATTGCCCGCCAGGTCTGAGAGCCCGCTCGGCGAGACTCGGTATGCCAGGCCATGTTTCAGTCCGCCCTCAGGATTGATGGTGAGCGTTGTGCCGTCCACTTTCACATGAAGATTTTCAACAACGGTTCCAGCTTCAAACAGAGTAACGCCATCCGGGGCCGTCGCCGGGTCCAGTGGTTCATCAAAATTCAGAATTACTGGGTCACCAGGGCGTTGCATGGCCTGGCGCGTGTCCGGAATGGCATTCTCAGGTCCTGGCATCCAGCTAACGAGTTGTGGCGATGTGGTGTCCAGTTCGCGCATCGCATCGGCGTCCAGCACAGAATCCACGTCCGTAGCCGCCTGCAAGTGGAAGGCAATGGTGGAGTCGGTAAATTCCTGCCCCAGAAGGTTGGGCTCTACCATGCCGATGGCATCAATCGTCAGAACGCCATCCTGTACCAGCGCAATCCCGCGCAGCTCCACCCCCATCAGATCCTGAGACAGCGAGGCATTGGGCTGCGCTTCCTCGGTGTTCATGGAAACATCCATAAACAGGGTAATGTGACGCGGGGCATTCTGGTTGTCCGTGTAGGGGTTCGGGCTGAGGTAACCGGAGGCATCTGACAACATGGTGACTTTAATGTTGCCAGTTGTCTGCAGCTGTCCGGTAGCGGCGTTTAGTATGGCAACCTCACCGCCTATGCGCACATCCAGGCTGGTGCTGTTCAGAACACTGCCTTTTGGT
The window above is part of the Marinobacter sp. THAF197a genome. Proteins encoded here:
- a CDS encoding molybdopterin oxidoreductase family protein, with translation MQNGTHYRTCHLCEAMCGVAIEVQDGKIASIKGDEQDPLSQGHICPKAVALQDLHEDVERLRKPIRKTADGWQEISWDDAFDLVAERLTDIRKRHGRNSIGVYLGNPNVHNHGTLMTTMPFLHAIGTQNRFSATSNDQLPHMLASLEMFGHQILFPIPDIDNTDLFICIGGNPMASNGSLMTVPDVRGRIKALKQRGGKLVVIDPRRTETAKLADQFHFVRPGTDALLLMAMVHTLFAENLVNAGAAERLVKDMDLLRLAALGFSPESVAEATGIAADDIRQLARDLANTRKAALYTRMGTSTQAFGATTTWLAYCLNILTGKLDIPGGVLFTQPAVDLVALGALSGQNGHFAKRHSRVRGLPEFAGEYPASTMADEMLTPGDGQIRAFVTVAGNPVLSNPNGQRLDEALEGLEFMVSVDYYLNETTRHADVILPPTAALERSHYDLIFSMFAVRNVAKYSEALFEPVPDARHDWQILLELAHRLEKARKGGRLPLRSELGWKAFKALGPDPILDALLRTGPYGANLGKAGKLVQPALDLAMDSLPKRHPLKGLAKLSPLNRRWQELPKGLSLSLLKDYPSGVDLGPLQPSLPERLYTRDGKIQLAPRRYLADVERLKALLEPGKADDLQLIGRRHVRSNNSWMHNSQRLVKGKSRCTLMMHPVDAETRGLTDGQQAEIGSGGRSVVLPVEVTEDIMPGVVSIPHGWGHHRPGTGQSTAAAHAGASINDVLNDADVDPVSGTSVLNGQVVSVKVWQTEAQLKQA
- a CDS encoding Ig-like domain-containing protein gives rise to the protein MKYNKTLALVPAILLAACGGSDEQTMGERSAPGSVVYSFPMDGQADVSPKTELVLRFSHAITDDEATIREKISISSGDTSQDFTVEKIDGGKSLKLQPTGRLDILTRYSVTFEQPLAAEGGRTVATPNAVGEPGIQFDTRGDFTAIANLTNTDETFRVAWQVPDQGSSFQAMNFSTFRLAMTHPVHPDWKKLGGTIELLDSDNQAVPATVLVKGNRITVDPCVTAEPEDCGSKADVLEAGQTYTLKLNNLASLTNGPDGDRFSQEFSFQPRDTGPTVVLQQAAVDSGLGEGVSEDAAQRSILNGQIINGVTLNSVLQGVAGPSQQTGDLYAELAFAPAFQADEALPLRVPKGSVLNSTSLDVRIGGEVAILNAATGQLQTTGNIKVTMLSDASGYLSPNPYTDNQNAPRHITLFMDVSMNTEEAQPNASLSQDLMGVELRGIALVQDGVLTIDAIGMVEPNLLGQEFTDSTIAFHLQAATDVDSVLDADAMRELDTTSPQLVSWMPGPENAIPDTRQAMQRPGDPVILNFDEPLDPATAPDGVTLFEAGTVVENLHVKVDGTTLTINPEGGLKHGLAYRVSPSGLSDLAGNPAIFQDLNFVMTSTGDNDGSVTKRSPIALTTYPGFPCVTTAADFASLSHGQCLDAAPSGPAGDVLPITDMPTDRPIIVVFSQSMQVDTINSETLVVEKVSDPATAIGAGEIVSGRIEKNNQRIRFFPDQPWEPGGFYRYTLRSSTAVGDCAQAICSDLGPGYPLKTDLLVNPEAVGGPDMTIYFRGAESIASVFTPLRNLPVRDTNSNFEIDCPTLGDEGCLEPFEQESDGMGGFLPSANAAKLIVKDKQATVLGAPAGAAVGCSADTEGDCPRDKFIYQTYGLNTEVVGPAIDPETNKTGVKVLLYPTMLVATSATVVLDGLGDQVTGPQVLRMRYSEGAEGRRDQLIEGIIIEDANGGPIFKTTAELTLDAPNLSVPLEGALQHNLYSLPITLNLDGPITFFDDGRMQIEQRNNNAPDINVLVSTENAILDSGIELISCLGGLLFGDTSACEDLLDESSEDTGAVLIPLTIPEGGIYLNFISNPIKELPIEQ